Proteins from a single region of Lysinibacillus sp. JNUCC-52:
- a CDS encoding NCS2 family permease encodes MKKYFMFDELGTNYRREIIGGITTFLAMAYILAVNPGILESAGMDKGAVFVATALAAAVGSLIMGIFAKFPISLAPGMGLNAFFAFTVVGTYGIPWQTGLTGVFFSGIIFIILSLTGIRETVINAIPAQLKYAVSAGIGLFITFVGLQGAGIVVDSPATLVTLGAFTGSTLLAVFGIIISIILILKFRSVGIFLGMVITAIVGMITGVIAPPEAVVSSIPSVDSTFMVALNPIIHDFGSLLNVKFLVVVLTFLFVDFFDTAGTLMAVATQAGLVKDDKLPRASRALMADALATTIGSLFGTSTTTAYVESTSGVAAGARSGFAAVVTAVLFIVALFFSPLLAVVTSAVTAPALVIVGVLMVSSLRLIEWDKFEIAVPAFFTVLMMPLGYSIATGIAIGFVFYPVTMLLAGRKKEIHPMMYGLFFVFLAYFIWVR; translated from the coding sequence ATGGATAAAGGTGCTGTTTTCGTAGCAACAGCATTAGCAGCGGCAGTCGGATCTTTGATTATGGGTATTTTCGCTAAATTCCCAATCTCATTGGCACCAGGTATGGGCTTAAATGCATTCTTTGCTTTCACGGTAGTAGGGACGTATGGCATTCCTTGGCAAACTGGTTTAACAGGTGTATTCTTCTCGGGGATTATATTTATTATCCTTTCATTAACAGGTATTCGTGAAACAGTTATTAATGCAATTCCAGCACAACTTAAATATGCTGTATCAGCTGGTATTGGTTTATTTATTACATTTGTAGGGTTACAAGGAGCTGGTATTGTAGTTGATAGTCCAGCAACTTTAGTAACATTAGGAGCATTTACAGGTTCAACTCTTTTAGCAGTATTCGGTATTATTATTTCAATCATCCTAATCCTTAAATTCCGTAGTGTCGGCATTTTCTTAGGAATGGTTATTACAGCAATCGTTGGTATGATTACAGGTGTGATTGCACCACCAGAAGCTGTTGTATCATCAATCCCAAGTGTAGATTCTACATTTATGGTTGCACTTAATCCAATTATTCATGACTTCGGTTCATTACTAAACGTTAAATTTTTAGTTGTTGTATTAACATTTTTATTCGTTGACTTTTTCGATACAGCAGGTACATTAATGGCTGTGGCAACACAAGCTGGCTTAGTAAAAGACGATAAATTACCACGTGCAAGCCGTGCACTTATGGCAGATGCACTAGCAACAACAATTGGTTCTTTATTTGGTACTTCAACAACTACTGCTTATGTAGAATCAACTTCTGGTGTAGCAGCAGGTGCTCGTTCAGGTTTTGCTGCAGTTGTTACTGCTGTATTATTTATAGTAGCACTATTCTTCTCACCATTGCTTGCGGTTGTGACTTCAGCAGTAACAGCACCAGCACTTGTTATCGTAGGTGTGTTAATGGTTTCGTCACTACGATTAATTGAATGGGATAAATTCGAAATTGCCGTTCCAGCATTCTTTACTGTTTTAATGATGCCTCTTGGCTATTCCATTGCAACAGGGATCGCCATTGGTTTCGTATTCTACCCAGTAACAATGCTTTTAGCAGGACGTAAAAAAGAAATTCACCCAATGATGTACGGATTATTCTTTGTCTTCCTTGCATACTTTATCTGGGTTCGATAA